TGATAACAAGAATATGAACTTTTCTTTTGAAAGATCCGTTAGATTCTTCACTATTTCTCTCAAAAACAAGAAAAGCAGAAAATGAACTTTTTTTCTTGCAGCTGATTTTAAGCTCAATTTCTGTTAATTGAATCCATAAGGCTTTCACAGATATACATACTTTCAAATTTTGTATTTATGTCCATCATAATTTGTGGCCACATGTTTATAGAAGATATACATTTTAGATGTTCTTTGGTATGGGGTACTTCTCTGCCTTGTGAAATTTCTGACTTGCATCTTTAATCATCTTGTATCTTTTTCACCATATATTTTTAGTCACTTTCCTTGCTTCGTTTGCTTGTCAGGCGGACAAGGAATTACAACCATGGATTGCCAAAGATGATGATCTTGGCCAGAATATGTGGAGGATAAATCAACGAATAGTGAAATTGATCGCTGAACTAATGAGGAATCATGATACACCAGAATCTTTGGTAATTCTGGCTAGCGCACCGGACCTCCTTTTACGGGCCACAGATGGGATGCTTGTCGATGGAGAAGCATGCACCTTACCACAGCTAGAGGTAATAACACCTTCAGTTCAAACATTTATCATTTCTCATTGAAGTAAATATTTGATTCAGTAAGCAAGGACTTTAAATATGCTCTGAAGTTCCAAGTAATATGATGTGTCTGAATGGCAATTAATTGATCATCAtattctatttcttttttttcttgttaaACTTGCATGCTTGCTATTAAATACTCTCGAGCAGCTTCTGGAAGTGACAGCTAGAGCAGTACAACCAGTGCTTGAGTGGGGAGAATCTGGATTGGCAATCGCTGACGGCCTGTCAAACTTGTTAAAGGTAATATCTGTCCTAAGTGAGTAAAATGATAAGTACTAGGAGTACTATTTGTTATCACTTTTAAGATGAGATTTACTTAAGGTAACAGCACTTACTAGAGTCCTTTGTCAATACATTTCAGTGTCGCTTACCAGCCACAGTTCGTTGTATTTCTCATCCAAGTGCTCTCGTACGTGCTCTCAGCACGTCAGTTCTTCGTGTCATCATGCATGCTGGGTCATTAAAATCTAGTGCAAAACGAGCAGATGTAAACGGAATCCACGGTCCTGCATATAAGTACTTAAGCATTGGCATTATTGATTGGCGAGCGGATATTGAGAAGTGTTTGACGTGGGAAGCTAACAGCCGAATTGAAAATGGGATGTGTACTAAATTTCTTGATATTGCTGCTAAGGAATTAGGCTGTACTATATGCATATGATCTAACTTAAATATAATGGGGGCCTATATTAGTTATCTTCCCATGCTTTGCCACATGAAATTCACAAGATTAGAAAGTGACTATCTATTGGCATGAGGATGGAGAAAGGGCAGAAACATAGAATGAATGAGCTTTAGTTACACAGTCAGGAAATGAGATTAGTGTCCTTTCGCACATCCATTATTTGGTGTACGTTGGAAATATAGATAGTCCTTCTCtggttgtattttttttattttggttcagtTTATGTTTGATGTACACTTGAAATATGAACTTGATTGTAAAAATAGATCCGTAATTAGTTTAATATTCAGTGTGACTAAAAAAAGGGTGGCTCCGCTTTGGGACCTACTTGTAATAATCATGTCTGGTTTCTTGATAGTTTATTCAGCAAGTTGATGGTCTTTTTCTTTTCAACCTTAGAGTAAATTATTTTATTAGTAATAAATATATCTCCCGTATACAAGCAATATACCAAAAAGTAGGACATAATATGATTTTCTAAGAACTGTTTTCCGAACCTCCATTAGGTTGGTGGATTTTTCAAGTTCTCTTAATTTTCCTCTATCTTGACCAAAGTGAATACAAATGAAACTGATGGGTTTTACTACTAATTTGATTGTGAAACACATCATTTTTGCTGCTTTTTCTTTCTCTGATAAATTATTCTTTGAATTCTGCGCTTAATAAAACCCTTTAAATGTTTTCATTTATACTTATTCTCATAATCAACCAAATTATTCCCTTACTAAGAAAAATTATGTATCTTTGATTCTTGGGCTTATATTCGGGTGAAGATGCCTTTGAATTATGATGAACGTATATTTTTAGttgttgcaattagttttgattGACCGACTTGTTTTATATTTTGCCCTTCAATCTTTTTCCCCTTACCCCATAGGCATAGGCAACattttaattgagaaattttctgAAATCACTAtttttagtggctattaactacctatagctaccatatacataattacttcctatagctactattcaATTATTACGGTAGTGTATTTGCTATATTCgcgctgttgtattcatgaatacagtagcaaaaagcgcctaaaaatcagggcagtccaacTGTACGCACATGTGTATTcgtgccatgtattcatgaatacagtaatgacaatcaccttaaaaatagatCTGTCCAGTTGTCTAATAACGGAAATAATTAGCATGATACACTCCTAAtgtaactcaacaaaatcaattctaacatgcctcattatcaacccaattaattagaatgatttttcagttgtatttaacttttgtatttagagtattttaatattttttttactgttgtattcattaGATTAAATGTATgtatttactgtattcactattttatattcagtgtattcaaatgtatttgtattaacaatattttagttattcctaatacatgttattactatTGTATTTAGTATATTTCATCGGTTGTATTTACTGTATTTCTATTTGTATTCAGTGAATTTtactgtattttaaaattaaatgtattcaCCGTTAATATTCTATTCTATTTTAATGTTTTGTATttagtgtatttcaatgtttatATCATGTATTCAGCTGTATTAACAAAATACAGACCTTCGAAATACATAAACACAGGCAAAAAaatgtatttatacaaaaatacaatgtGTTTGAGTGAATTTGTACAGAATAacaatgtatttgtatcattgtatgtgactaaaaatcaaagaagagaagaaagttcgtcggAGATGGTGTTTTCCGGCCAAGACTCCTTGTATCGCTTCACTACCTCTTCCATTACAATTTACAACGCTTCCAATTCGACTGTTTCTTCCTCTTTTCTCTCTTACTTACGACGCTAAGaatccctctttttttttttcaatctttcCGTCGCCCAAGGTATCTCCGCTTCCTTTTTTAATTATAGATTTACTTTCATGTTTATGATTTTGAGATTTTTAGGTCTTTTTTCATGGTTTGTTTCTCTTTTGCGTATCTATGATTCGGTCTATTTTGCtcgaagagagaaagaagaaaaattatgAGATCTAAAAGAGAATCTTGtgttaattgaaaaaaaaaaatatataagtaaCGTATTTTATGCCTCAATGATAGTATATAtcataaatacctattttactataaaatataaaatgtatctataaaagataatattttaaaataattttaatttataataaatagtgTGTAAGCCTTTGCTGAAgtaaaattttcaaatataaacaaTGATAAGATCAATCCAGCGTAATTTCCTGTAATGGTTGCACGACAAGGCCCAAATACATTGCATAAGGTAAGCATGTGATATTAAAAGTCTATCTCACCGACAGCCCAATTGGCACGAAAATATAACCCCCATTCCCACGTGGATATTGAAAAGGTACGTGCCAGCACAATATAACTTACCATGCACCCTCTCCCTTTCACAAATGGAACAAACAAACATGAGGTAGCAGCTGTTATAAGAAAGCTATACATTAGCTTCCAATTACAGTTTTCAAAGCACTTTCAACCCCACCACGCCTCCTCCATCCACCGCTCATAGTCGCCGTCCGATCGCCGGAGATTCATCGATTCTCACAAGGTAACGAAAGGACCGAATGACTAATAAgttatagagagagagagagagcgaagAGAGAGAAGACGCAGAGTCACGTGGAAAACGGTGTCGTTGTTAAGATGGGGAAGAAGCGGAAGTCATTGGCATCGAAGCTGGATGAGGTGGATCGAAGCATGTATTCGACGTTTTGTAGCGGAGCGAATTCGCTTTCACAGCTTTATACTCAGGCTATGAACCAACAGAAGCTTTCCTTTCAGGCGGGTGAACGCCACGGCTTGGTAATtatttattgttaaatatttttattttatttttatagccATTTACATTTACGGTTGATTAATTGAGTAAAAGAACAAGTAACAAAGACTTGTTTGGTAAATGCTGATATTAAGGATTTGTTGTTTTTGTGTATTTTTGAGGCTTGTGATTTTCATGTAGAGAATTTATacgttttaattttttttttttttgatgcgGTAAAACTCAATACCAAACCCTATCCACATATCCTGCGTTGTATGCTTAACGCTGAACCAGAGCCCCAGGGCACCTCAGTTGTCGAGAAATGTTCATTTCAGTTAAGTACAATAACGTTGTTTTGATATACCATTAAGAAGTGAATAATATCCTAATAGGGACTCGGTTTCTCTTCATTCTGGTGTTTAAAAGAAGTGAACTGGTTTGTATCTGGGATGGTTCAGCTCtaaatgttttgttttgaatGCTTCCTAATATGTGGAGAGCTTACGAATGGTATGAATGATGGGGCCAAGTTCTTTGCGTAGTTGTTTTCGGTGCCTCCACTCTTCTTAGTGGGAGCTTGATTGCTGTTTGCAGTTGTTGTATCAGAATGGTTAACTGGATAATCTCAACTAAACAACTATCATGTAAAAATCTTGCACTAATAGCCGCGTTTCTCGATGATAACTAATGACCTTTGGTCGCATTTAGATAGTTATTATTTTTTGGACAATAATAGGAAGCAAAGGCAGAAATTATAGGTAATATGGAAAAGAAGAAAGGTGACTACTCCTACGTGTGAGGATAACTTCTTGTTGAAGACACTGCGTAATAGGTGATAGGAGATGGAAGAGGAGTGTTAGAAAAGCCCTAAACGCTGAAGGTTGTATGTAATTGACTTTGCCTGTAAGAGTCATTGATTGGTTGACGCAAACAATGAAAATAATCTATTCAAAATAATAGATTGATAGGAAGTTGAAAAGATGAACCAACCAGAGAGAAAGAATGTAGAAGGCAATAGTGGGTTGGATAGGCAAAGAGTAGCAAGAAGTTGGATAGGCGGAAAGTAGAAGGAAAGAAAGCATTGTGTGATTGATGTATATGAAGGAGGTATATTTTGTGCATAAACAAGCAGAGGCTTTAGAGTCTTTAGAGAATACGGAGGAGGATATGGAAGTGGAAAGCATGAATCATTAGGCGCTAAGTtggaaagttctcttgaaagaaATGGCTAGAGATGAACCAAATGGAAGTCCTTAtaaaaacaaaagggaaaaaaaagaacCAAATAGAAGTATCTAAGAAGCAAAGGCAGAGGGTAAAGGTAAGAGGAAAACGAAGAATGGATTGCGAAAGGCCTTGATAGGATATTAGAAGAGTGAAGTTGGGCAAACCCTAAATGCTAAGGTTATACGGCAGTCCTTATCGGTAGCATGAATTAGAGGGTTTTGATGCAAGGCAGTCCTTATCGGTAGCATGAATTAGAGGGTTTTGATGCAAATAAGGAGAATATAAACATTGTCATCAATAGCTTTTGGATAGGCAATTGAGAAAAAAACCGCATTAGAAGGAAAGGAGCCGTGGTTGGTTGATATAGATTAAGAGGCATGCTTTGTGCCAAAAGAGGTTAAGGCTTAGAGAAGTTGGAGGAGTATGTTAGGTTTCACATGCATAGGAGGCACTTAGCTGATCTTACTTTAAAAAGCTCTTACTAAAAAAAGGATGACTTAGTTGTACCATTCTATCCCTTTCAGTTCTCAAAAAAGGATGCACTTAGCTGGTATCCCCGGGAAGATAGGGCAAAAGGAGTTATCGTTAAGATCTTCCAAGGACAAAGAATAGAAGGTAATACGGAAACGGTTAAAGACGGATAAAGAATGGTTTGTTGAAGGCACCAAGTAATGGGTGATAGgcgataaaagaaaaaaatttggaaaatccttgaggggtcatttggttcACATTCTAGTTATGTTTGGGCTTATGATTTATGAATTGTTTATCCGGTGAATAATAACAAAGGGACAAGAGTGgattgctctagtggtgagcaccctccactttcaaccaagaggttgtaagttcgagtcaccccaagagcaaggtggggagttcttggagggagggagccgagggtctatcggaaacagcctctctaccccagggtagggtaaggtctgcgtacacactaccctccccagaccccaagTACAAAGATCATTGTGTATTTTCGACGTTGGATTGTTATACGGTGACTAATATTGTAAGGATTGTTATGCGGTGGATAATACTGTATAAATTATTATGTAAGTATTGCCTACTTTAAAGGCATTTTTGTCTTCAAAATTGTTAATCTATGTTTATTACACGTTTTCATATTCCACATTATCCCACATAAATTATTGCATGAGTTTCCACATAATATAGTGCGAATTATTTAATCCCTCCAACCAACCGTTGCATTAAGTTATGCGGGtatctttttttttaacttgtacaGTCAGCCAAACGTTGCATAAGTTATGCGAGGATTATTTTTTCTAATCCTTCAAATTGACCACTGTATTATTTTATGCTGAATCTTATGCTGAGCTGATTTTCTTAGTAcctccaaccaaacgaccctaaATTCTTAAGGAAGCTTTAGGTCCCTCGAGAGGGTAGTGTGGAaagaaataatgtactgagtaaaGAGTgatagaagaagaaagaagaaagaagaaaggggCAAAAACTTCGAATGTTAAAAGATGCTTTGTAGCTCCCTGAAAGCGGATCTCTTGCTAACCCACCCTCTGGACTGAGCTTTAGTTCAGTTAAGAGATTGAACTTGATTGTAGCCAAAGAAATATAGTCATCACAAATTCTGTTTGAAAATCTGTACAGGTCGAATAGCATTTTCGACCCTAGTTGGCCTACTAGGAGAACAAATAAACAAAATTGAATAGCAGCTCTGGAAGAAATTATATACATTGATTTAGACAAGACTTTTGTCTCCCATAATGATGCACTTGGTCAGTAAAGAATAGGTCAGAGAAAAGTAATTCATCATTTTGTTTCTTGCTCATCTGTAAAAATGGTACTTTGGTTTCCCTTTGTTCACAATATTTCTGGTTTTCTGTTCTCAAATATATGCATAAAGAAAGTTAGGATTCAAAGTCTTAATCACTCAGTTCTATTTTTGTTGTAGATTGGACTTGGTGATAACTGATAATTATTTCCAAACTGAACTATGTAGTTATGCCTTTAATCTAGCTAGGAACGTGCAAGTACTTCTCGTTTCTAGGCTTTGATTATGCCTTGTGCTTATTAAGGTTTCCTGATGCTTTTTTATGTTTGACATTTTGGTTTGTTGTGTTTTAAAGTGAATGATCTTGTGTTATGGGGATTTGGTTTCGAATGAATCATGACATTTGATTTTGACCTGATACATCTTTATAGGAGAAACTGTATCAATCGATCTTGAGACAACAAGAGGGAGGATCCAGAGTGACAACTGCTGACATAATGAACTACCTGCAGGTTCTTTTTCTACCTTCTCAGTTTTGTGCCTGCCTTTTAGTTGATTTCTTTGATTTGCCTTTCATGTCTATCTGTGGAGATCTTTATCTGCTCAGGAAATAGTTCGTGAGAACTTTGTTCAATGTTAAGGGAGTAGTATGGTCATGAAATCTAGATGTTTGAGATGTTCTAGTCCAACGATATCTTTTTGTGCTCAGGGTCCTATAGTGGAAATTCATTCCTTTTCCATTGAAAGTGGGGAGACCCGGAAACTGATCTTTCTTGGGGTATTCATAACTAAAACCAGTGATTagaataagaaaagagaaaaaaaatctttATGAAATGGAAAGAGATACAAACTGACCCTCCTTATCAAAAAAAGAGATACAAACTGACCTGAACGTTCATTTGGCTGACAAACCGCTCAGTTCATAGAATCTGCCAATCTGGTGACTCACTGCCCACTATCAGCAAAACACCTTTAATTCACTATTGCTTACTCTGGTGCTGCCGCTGAGCTATTCTCCTTTTGAGAGTTTGTATGCTTGAAATGCATCAGTTTTATGCTCCCACCTTATCTAGGTGATCTATCTTTCTTCACTAAAAGTAACAATAGATTCATTTGGAAAGCTTCCGACTTACCCTTTCATGCACAATTCTGTTACCTACCAGCTAGTAGAGCATATAACATGATTTGCGTCCTAATTGCGCTCTTCTACTATAGTTCTTCTCAAATCTTATTCAAAATTCCTCGTTATGAACCCACGAAACAATAATCAACACTATGTTTGTACTATTGTGCATTATCAATTGAGAATACCTTTTGTGTTTTGGAGTTCTACCGAGGACTGTGGCTCACGATTCGTAACTCGGTGGATAATGTGCCTGCCTTTCTACTACTTAAATACCAAGTTTTGTCTATGGCAAGGTTCGAACCGTTGACGTGCGGGTTGGTTCGAAACCGCGACGCGCGGCTAACCCACACATCATGAACTATGCTCttgccaaaaaagaagaagagaacattttgagtccaaaaaagagaaaaaagaagagaacatTCTGAGTAGGAGGAAAGGAGTGAGATGATTTGATAGAGGAAAGTGGAACCAATGCGGAGTCAATGGTAGTAAGGCTATGCATGGAAACTCAAGAtggttttatttactttgcttgttTGGTGGTGTTGTATTTCTCTGTAGATTAGGTGCTAAGTCTGCCATTTTGGCACCAGCCTAGTGCAAAACCCTTAAGGCTTTATAAATTTACCCCCCCTTCCACCGAATATAaaacggcaaagggccaaatatacccctgtactttcgaaaatggtctaaaaatacccctcgttatactattgggctatatatacccttcccgtcatactttggaacaaatatacccttattttggatggagtgccacgtgttagcaccagatgaaaacgacctatttcttttttttacccGATTCGTTTTAAAAAACCCACCACCCGACCCTttttaaaattcaatttttttaaagcatatattttgtaaaatctgaaaaaataaaataaaattgcaaaatatatatttttaagtcttttcagcTTTTTAAAAgtatgtttttgtaaaaactgaaaaaaaaatatttttttaaaaaatgttttaaaaactgaaaaatatatattctgtaaaaactggaaaaaaaaggaattgtaaaatatatatttttcagttttttcagttttttaaagtattgtttttgtaaaaactggaaaaaaaaaagattttgcaaaatatttttattttttaaaactaatgcatatgtagtccactgctttaggagagttttttttttagcattttttaaaaaattttttttttcagtttttacaaaaagaatactttaaaaaaactgaaaagacttaaaaatatatattttgcaaatttcttttttttttctccagtttttacaaaatatatatttttcagtttttaaagcattttttttttagtttttacaaaaaacatactttaacaaaactgaaaagacttaaaaatatatattttgcaaattccttttttttttcagcttttacaaaaaaaaatttcagtttttacaaaatatatgcttttaaaaaaactgaattttaaaaaGGGTCAGGTGGTGGGTTTTTTAAAacggatcgggtaaaaaaaagaaatgggtcATTTTCATCTGGTGCTGACACGTGACACTCCATCCAAAGTAAGGGtatatttgttccaaagtatgacgggaagggtatatatagcccaatagtataacgaggggtatttttagaccattttcgaaagtacaggggtatatttggcccttcgCCGATATAAAAAACCTTAGAGCTGCCTAACCTGCTGAcatcccccccaaaaaaaaaaaaacccaccAAAAAATAAACTAGAAACGCAAGCAACCTCACTTATATGAATAAGGTTTGAGGGTGCATAAATTATCCCAGGTCGGAGAAAAACATGAGAATGGAGATATAGGACTTCAGATGGTTTCAGCGGCTCTCGACCTGCTGTTTGATCAGCTCAGCATGTTTGCAGTTTATTTTGTTATCTGAACTTTCTCATAAAGTTTGCGTAAAGCTAAGTCATCCTAATTGGTTAATGACTAGGAGATGACTCTGAAGAATATTTCATGTTCGTTGTggttatgtgaaaaatttgtATCTCTTTTTTCGATAATCAAGAACTCTCCAAGGGCCAGTGACGCACAGTTCGAACCTTGGTCAATAGCGGGCCCGTCCTCTACCCTTGTCCACTTAAATACTAGGTTCGAATCTGTGATCTGTGACTTGCGTCTGACCCGCACATCATGTGCTGCGCTTTTACCACTGGACCAAAGCCCTGGGAGCAAAAAAATTGTATTATTTTACGTTAATGGATGATACCGTCCTTGCTGGATGGCACCATCCTTGCTATCGTGAAATTTCTCAAGGAATGAAATATAGGTGTGCTACCGATATGTTTGTAGTAGATCAGCCTACTGATTTCTGGTCATGTAGAATTTGATATGGCATGGAAATTTGGGCCTGGAGAAGATTTGAGACAGCAATAAGAAGCTACTTATGATTAAATCTGATTTTCTTCTGTTTTGATTTATATACTTGTGTTATCAAGAACTTTTGTAAAATTTTGAATGGGCTTGAATGTGCTCTGTGCCTCTGCATGTGATGCTCATGTTACAGTCTATTGAACCAATTAACTTCAAAGAAATGCTTTTTTGAGATAAGGTCTTTGCTAGATTATGGTTGTCAAAAAGGTGATTTGCTGGATTATAGATCTGGAAGTGTCAGCTTTAGCTTATGATTTCATTTCTTCTATAACATGTTCATTGTGATCATTTGGTTTTCAAGAGAAATAAGCGTCTTTTCAGCTATATTGTGATGGCGTTCCGTGCTCCTAGTTCTCTTTGAGATACTTCCATCTAGTTCTCTCCATTTGCCTAGCTATATTGTAAGGATTATATGTGCATATCTTGTTTGAATGTGGAACAAACTCTAATCAGATACTGAAAAGATGATGGTCCTtatataatattattaaaatcTTTTTGCAAGCAATTCGTAAGATCATGCACCTCTGGGTCCTTGTTATAATGGGAAAATAATACCCTAATTGAATTTCACCTTGTCGGTCTGTTTGTTATCGGATTGTATAGAAGTAAGACAGTGGTGAACTATGCTTTTGCCATGGTTAGAAATGCCTTGGCTCAGAAATTGACCATTGAAGGGGTCAACCTGTGAAGATGATAGGTTTCCTGTATTTTGTGCAGAAGCTATTTTCATACTATGCTGATACAGAATTGAAAATTATGTGGAGGTTGCAAAATGTTTTATCCTTACTCCTTAGTTCGCCTTTTTATGTCCTTTTATGGTTGCTTTCTTCAGtaaataattggtcataataatcCTACACCACCCTCTAATTAATTTTTTGCATTTGATCTATGTTTTATGCGTCTAAAACTGCATTTACTGATCTTGTCAGTCGGAACTGGACTATAGTGGAGAGGACCATTCAATTTCGCCTAGACCACCGCAGAACCAGCACTCTCAACCAATGCATTTTGCAAATTCAGGCTTTCCAGTCTCTTCAGGCTCAATTGGTGTAGCAGCTCCAGGACATGGTGTACGATCAGATCATGATCTGCAATCGAAGAATTATGTTTTCTCAAATGCTCTTTCAAGCCCTGTTCGACGAAGCCTGCAGAACTATCAAATTGCTCAAGGAGGTTTCCTTTTAAACAATGTTCAGCCTTTAAATGGAGCACGAAACAACGAAACGAACGTCCAGCAGCAAAATAGGGAGTCCAATAGCAGTAACTCTGCTGA
The nucleotide sequence above comes from Nicotiana tabacum cultivar K326 chromosome 12, ASM71507v2, whole genome shotgun sequence. Encoded proteins:
- the LOC107765770 gene encoding uncharacterized protein LOC107765770 codes for the protein MGKKRKSLASKLDEVDRSMYSTFCSGANSLSQLYTQAMNQQKLSFQAGERHGLEKLYQSILRQQEGGSRVTTADIMNYLQSELDYSGEDHSISPRPPQNQHSQPMHFANSGFPVSSGSIGVAAPGHGVRSDHDLQSKNYVFSNALSSPVRRSLQNYQIAQGGFLLNNVQPLNGARNNETNVQQQNRESNSSNSADASMDMHSDSPGHDFTY